A region of Paenibacillus sp. 37 DNA encodes the following proteins:
- a CDS encoding LysM peptidoglycan-binding domain-containing protein, producing the protein MEYYIQLSFNNRSEYMFFPVTPESIEFSDSGDGSTFNVSALGEINVIKSPKLREVSFSGIFPADYSPYHLNYDARHPAIQKQFYRDPYEYVKKIIRWMQTGRPVRLFFSSARYTINMAVSIESFDWKETAGTVGDIQYDIKLKQFIFYAAKKVVPLKDSKDTAASKTKTKASRPNEKIQPKTVTLKAGDSLWSVAKAHLGDGSRWKELQKLNGIKDAQLKKLPIGLVIKLP; encoded by the coding sequence GTGGAATATTATATTCAACTAAGCTTCAATAACCGCTCTGAATATATGTTTTTCCCGGTGACACCAGAGAGCATTGAGTTTTCGGATTCGGGAGACGGCAGTACGTTTAACGTTAGCGCTTTGGGTGAAATTAACGTGATCAAGTCGCCGAAGCTGCGTGAAGTCAGTTTCAGCGGGATTTTTCCGGCAGACTACAGCCCGTATCATCTGAACTATGATGCAAGACATCCGGCAATTCAGAAGCAGTTTTACCGTGATCCCTATGAATATGTGAAAAAGATCATCCGCTGGATGCAGACGGGCAGACCCGTCAGACTGTTCTTTTCCAGTGCAAGGTACACCATTAATATGGCGGTTTCCATTGAGAGCTTCGACTGGAAGGAGACAGCGGGTACGGTGGGGGATATCCAGTATGATATCAAGCTGAAGCAGTTCATTTTTTATGCCGCCAAAAAAGTAGTGCCACTCAAGGACAGCAAGGATACGGCTGCTTCGAAAACAAAAACCAAAGCCTCCCGGCCCAATGAAAAAATCCAGCCCAAGACCGTCACACTCAAAGCTGGAGACTCCTTGTGGTCTGTAGCCAAAGCCCATCTGGGAGATGGATCTCGCTGGAAAGAGCTGCAAAAGCTGAATGGCATCAAAGATGCACAACTGAAGAAGCTGCCGATTGGACTTGTGATCAAGCTTCCGTGA
- a CDS encoding DUF2577 family protein, which produces MLDVIKKAAVAAVDAKSPVQVMYGSVSNTQPLEITVEQRLALAEPFLVLPESVVNKAWTVGDHVLLLRVQGGDSFVVLDRLVNP; this is translated from the coding sequence ATGCTGGACGTGATTAAAAAGGCGGCGGTGGCCGCTGTAGATGCCAAGTCTCCCGTTCAGGTAATGTACGGAAGCGTGTCAAACACTCAGCCCTTGGAGATCACCGTTGAACAACGGCTGGCATTGGCTGAGCCTTTTCTGGTACTGCCAGAATCCGTAGTGAACAAAGCTTGGACCGTGGGTGACCATGTCTTGTTGTTACGTGTTCAAGGCGGAGACAGCTTTGTTGTGCTGGATCGGCTGGTGAATCCATGA
- a CDS encoding DUF2634 domain-containing protein, giving the protein MIPQGAQISAEDQEETAVLPSLTYVIQASGQRIGRLQMDGKDAVKQAVYKVMSTRRYEHLIYSADYGMEWSWEGMAGRSMVESELERWIREALLPDDRISDVTEFDFVHEADGVRVSFTVETDFGSFRQETEVNMDV; this is encoded by the coding sequence ATGATTCCACAAGGTGCACAGATTAGTGCAGAAGATCAGGAAGAAACTGCTGTACTTCCAAGTCTGACGTATGTAATTCAAGCTTCGGGACAGCGAATTGGAAGACTGCAAATGGATGGAAAAGATGCGGTAAAACAGGCGGTGTATAAAGTGATGTCTACACGTCGCTACGAGCATCTAATCTATTCCGCGGATTACGGCATGGAATGGTCCTGGGAAGGAATGGCCGGGAGATCCATGGTTGAATCGGAACTGGAACGCTGGATTCGCGAAGCGTTGCTTCCGGATGATCGCATTTCCGATGTAACGGAGTTCGATTTTGTCCACGAGGCCGATGGAGTAAGGGTTTCGTTTACCGTGGAAACAGATTTTGGCAGCTTCAGGCAAGAAACGGAGGTGAACATGGATGTATGA
- a CDS encoding baseplate J/gp47 family protein: MYEEQTFEIILNRMLDRVPDGVDKREGSIIYDALAPAAVEMAQMYIELDVNANLKFADTASGEYLDRAVAWSGIQRKAATKARWVGSFRDNEGKPVEVPLESRFSTGDRVYVIVERIAAGRYVLECEVAGAEGNEYTGALLPIDYITGLTTAELTQLLVSGEDEETDQALYDRYQDKVSRPVTSANKYQYELWARENSGVGKAKAFPLWDGPGTVKVALLNNEMKTPAEAVIEAVQEYIDPTQDGMGEGAAPIGPVVTVVGAEEVPIDVEVQVTLASGSTYEGVKTLIETGVTAYLKELAFADPLVRWTRIANVILDIPPVIDYSDLLVNGGMSNLEIAPGAVAVLGTVKVT; encoded by the coding sequence ATGTATGAAGAGCAGACGTTTGAAATTATTTTAAATCGAATGCTGGATAGGGTACCGGATGGTGTGGATAAACGTGAAGGCAGTATTATCTATGATGCGCTTGCCCCAGCAGCTGTGGAAATGGCTCAGATGTATATCGAGTTAGATGTGAACGCCAACCTGAAGTTTGCGGATACAGCTTCTGGAGAATATCTGGATCGCGCGGTGGCTTGGTCGGGCATTCAACGGAAAGCGGCCACGAAGGCACGTTGGGTTGGCAGTTTCCGGGATAATGAAGGTAAGCCTGTTGAGGTTCCTTTAGAGAGTCGTTTTTCCACGGGGGATCGGGTGTACGTTATAGTGGAGCGCATCGCGGCAGGACGATATGTGTTGGAGTGTGAAGTCGCGGGAGCGGAAGGAAATGAATATACGGGGGCGCTGCTGCCCATCGATTATATTACTGGCTTGACGACGGCTGAATTGACACAGTTGCTGGTTTCTGGCGAAGACGAGGAAACGGATCAGGCCTTGTATGATCGCTATCAGGACAAAGTTTCCCGTCCGGTCACGAGTGCGAACAAATATCAGTATGAGTTATGGGCACGGGAAAACTCTGGTGTGGGCAAAGCGAAGGCTTTTCCACTGTGGGATGGTCCAGGTACAGTCAAAGTGGCATTGCTGAATAATGAAATGAAAACACCTGCTGAGGCGGTTATTGAGGCGGTCCAGGAATATATCGACCCAACCCAGGACGGAATGGGCGAAGGTGCTGCTCCAATTGGCCCTGTGGTCACAGTAGTGGGAGCGGAAGAGGTTCCTATTGATGTGGAGGTACAGGTCACGCTTGCTTCTGGTTCAACGTATGAGGGTGTAAAGACACTGATTGAAACGGGAGTTACGGCATATCTGAAAGAACTTGCTTTTGCCGATCCGTTGGTTCGTTGGACACGGATTGCCAATGTCATTCTGGATATTCCGCCCGTAATCGATTATAGCGATCTGCTGGTGAATGGTGGGATGTCCAATCTGGAGATCGCCCCCGGTGCAGTAGCCGTTCTTGGGACGGTGAAGGTGACATGA
- a CDS encoding putative phage tail protein, which yields MSKAEALMTLLPPLYENVLEMQLLTETEGVELDQLTVGLESVLDQFYPESATWALEHYERDLQIQTNQAKPDDQRRSVIISKMRGSGKVSGSMLKNVAQAYESGGIDVSVSPEEYLIRIRFIDTWGLPPNLDDLKAAIEDIKPAHMTVDYRLRYLTISEVESMTLDEIEQTRQDKFAGGGV from the coding sequence ATGAGTAAAGCAGAGGCATTAATGACTCTTTTGCCCCCGTTATATGAAAATGTGCTGGAGATGCAGCTTCTTACGGAGACCGAAGGTGTTGAGCTGGACCAGCTTACGGTGGGTTTGGAAAGTGTGCTGGACCAATTCTACCCGGAGTCTGCGACCTGGGCATTGGAACATTACGAGCGGGATTTGCAGATTCAGACGAATCAAGCCAAGCCAGACGACCAGCGGAGATCCGTAATCATCTCCAAAATGCGCGGCAGTGGCAAAGTCTCTGGCTCCATGCTCAAGAACGTGGCGCAAGCCTACGAAAGTGGCGGGATTGATGTATCCGTATCGCCCGAGGAGTACTTGATCCGAATTCGTTTCATCGACACATGGGGCTTGCCGCCCAATCTGGACGATCTGAAGGCAGCGATTGAGGATATCAAACCGGCACATATGACCGTGGACTACCGTCTGCGGTATTTGACGATCTCGGAAGTTGAGAGCATGACGCTGGATGAAATTGAACAGACTCGACAGGATAAATTTGCAGGAGGTGGAGTATAG
- a CDS encoding pyocin knob domain-containing protein → MNEPKTPNLGLNKIDRSSPSTTYFDLDKYLDQNWEKVDEGVATRDEVEELRQSVNEMDIPDASLTQKGKVQLSSKTNGISEEFAPTEKALNDARLAAQKYTDDKTWQKYKLTQDNGEPTLIAANYDLNTLKATGVYGCQNAVNAPLVSRAWEIRVVRSVSLDSIIQEVTSYTTGTDTQVMKYIRKTQNASANPSTWTAWQLMTPQPNVWGAL, encoded by the coding sequence ATGAATGAACCGAAAACACCGAATTTGGGATTGAATAAAATTGATCGTTCCTCGCCATCGACGACTTATTTTGATCTGGATAAGTATTTGGATCAGAACTGGGAGAAGGTTGACGAGGGTGTTGCAACACGAGATGAAGTTGAGGAACTTCGCCAATCGGTAAACGAGATGGACATTCCAGACGCATCGCTGACTCAAAAAGGTAAAGTGCAGTTATCAAGCAAAACAAACGGAATATCTGAAGAGTTTGCACCAACTGAAAAGGCGTTAAATGATGCAAGATTAGCTGCTCAAAAGTACACAGATGATAAGACATGGCAGAAGTACAAGCTTACACAGGATAATGGAGAACCAACCTTAATTGCCGCTAATTACGACCTAAACACTTTGAAAGCAACTGGCGTTTATGGTTGTCAAAATGCAGTGAATGCACCTTTGGTGAGTAGGGCATGGGAAATAAGGGTTGTTCGATCTGTATCATTAGATTCTATTATCCAGGAAGTCACTTCTTACACGACCGGAACAGATACCCAAGTGATGAAATATATTAGGAAAACGCAAAACGCAAGCGCTAATCCTTCTACTTGGACGGCGTGGCAATTGATGACACCACAACCAAACGTATGGGGGGCGTTATGA
- a CDS encoding stalk domain-containing protein has protein sequence MTKFSFAVDGKEQNLQSDTLVYNGKTYLPIREVAEMTGYKLIYDKEQKKIEFETKGESFLNNNSSTPLALQAKHKARFTM, from the coding sequence TTGACCAAATTTTCATTCGCTGTTGATGGCAAGGAACAAAATTTGCAATCTGACACGCTGGTTTATAACGGAAAAACATACTTGCCTATTCGTGAAGTTGCAGAAATGACTGGTTACAAATTAATTTATGACAAAGAGCAAAAGAAAATTGAGTTTGAAACTAAAGGAGAATCGTTTTTGAACAACAATTCCTCCACTCCCCTAGCACTACAAGCCAAACACAAAGCAAGATTTACAATGTAG
- a CDS encoding holin family protein — protein MERWDTLWKWGIALMSSSATYFFGGWSGVLGVLLVFVILDYLTGIAAAGMSGKLESNVGMFGIARKVFIFAMVSVAHLVDGVLGDGHLFRDAVAFFYIANELLSIIENGGKLGAPIPPVIRQAIEVLKGKGGTGELPGNFSPSAKDSFSQPDPDDIDSQTGDSKK, from the coding sequence ATGGAAAGATGGGATACCCTATGGAAATGGGGAATTGCGCTGATGAGCAGCTCGGCAACCTACTTCTTCGGAGGCTGGTCAGGAGTGCTCGGTGTATTGCTTGTATTCGTCATCCTCGACTACCTAACGGGCATCGCGGCGGCGGGCATGAGTGGCAAGTTAGAGAGTAATGTTGGCATGTTCGGCATCGCACGAAAGGTATTTATATTTGCAATGGTATCGGTGGCTCATCTGGTGGACGGTGTTCTGGGAGACGGACATTTGTTCAGGGATGCGGTCGCCTTTTTTTATATCGCAAATGAGTTGTTGTCCATCATCGAAAACGGGGGTAAGTTGGGCGCTCCAATTCCGCCAGTGATTCGGCAAGCTATTGAAGTGCTCAAGGGCAAAGGGGGGACCGGGGAACTCCCCGGTAACTTCTCCCCAAGTGCCAAAGACTCTTTTTCACAGCCAGATCCGGATGACATAGATTCACAGACTGGAGATAGCAAGAAGTAA
- a CDS encoding glycoside hydrolase family 25 protein: protein MQTRSSGNTQGIDVSRYQSNIDWAKVKASGMTFVFIKATEGQTYTDPNYQNNVTGALAAGMLVGTYHFFRATSTDGAKAEAAHYANTLNKVGGAKALQLPPVMDYENNPGNLSKAQMNTVAKAFLTELQRLTGVKPIIYTGNSFAGNFDTSLSSYDLWIARYSNTRVPEDQPAWKRWTFWQYTDSGKVNGISGNVDMNEFEGTAAQLRARYAAATPNPPEPSNPTNPSHPNPPTEPPKGGEPMTAEEKAAFDALKSQVDKLQARQQMEVPVWAKAAVDAALAYDTKNPLFSIDNGASYDFYRFITVMHRRGLFKKLADS from the coding sequence ATGCAAACGAGAAGTTCGGGCAACACACAGGGCATTGACGTCTCCCGATACCAGAGCAATATTGACTGGGCGAAGGTGAAGGCAAGTGGCATGACATTTGTATTCATCAAGGCAACTGAGGGACAGACATATACCGATCCCAATTATCAGAACAATGTAACCGGTGCACTGGCGGCGGGCATGCTGGTGGGAACCTATCACTTCTTCCGCGCGACATCTACTGATGGTGCCAAAGCTGAAGCGGCACATTACGCCAATACGCTTAACAAAGTTGGAGGCGCCAAAGCGTTACAACTGCCACCCGTCATGGACTACGAGAACAACCCCGGCAACCTGAGCAAAGCGCAGATGAATACGGTTGCCAAAGCTTTTTTAACCGAACTACAACGTCTGACAGGTGTAAAACCGATCATATACACGGGCAATTCATTTGCCGGGAATTTTGACACATCACTCAGCTCATACGATCTGTGGATCGCGCGTTACAGCAACACCCGTGTACCGGAAGACCAACCGGCATGGAAGCGTTGGACGTTCTGGCAGTATACGGATTCAGGCAAGGTGAATGGCATTAGTGGCAACGTGGATATGAATGAATTCGAGGGAACAGCGGCACAGCTCAGAGCAAGATACGCAGCAGCCACTCCGAACCCCCCGGAGCCATCCAATCCGACGAATCCAAGTCATCCGAATCCACCAACCGAACCACCGAAAGGGGGCGAACCGATGACAGCCGAAGAGAAAGCAGCGTTTGATGCGCTCAAATCCCAGGTCGACAAACTGCAGGCGCGTCAGCAAATGGAAGTTCCAGTATGGGCAAAAGCAGCTGTGGATGCAGCACTGGCATATGACACCAAAAATCCATTGTTCAGCATCGATAATGGGGCGAGTTATGATTTTTACCGTTTTATTACCGTGATGCATCGCAGAGGTTTGTTTAAAAAGTTAGCTGATTCTTAG
- a CDS encoding ABC transporter substrate-binding protein, which produces MRKKWMSGFLTLALSTVLVLSGCSSNEGAGNSPAPAEGSEPPAEVTEAQDTMIMGRGGDSVALDPAIVTDGESLKIGHQVFDSLLDYKEGGTEVVPGLAESWEISADGLKYVFKLKSGVKFHDGTDFNAEAVVFNFNRWGDPASEYKFEGDSFDYYDSMFGPEDGRVIKEVKATDETTVEFTLNQPQAPFLQNIAMTPFGIASPKAIQEKKENFKSEPVGTGPFVFKEWKRNDSITLEKNADYWKEGLPKLNKVIVRSIPDNTARFNALQNGEIDVMEDLNPDDLSILEGNSELQKIERPPFNVAYIGFNFKKKPFDNVKVRQALNHAVNKQALIDAFFAGQAEPAVNPMPPTLWGYNDTIEDYPYDLEKAKALLAEAGFPDGLPDPVTFYAMPVSRPYMPDGKKVAEAIQADFEKIGVTTNIESPEWATYLDDAKAGEKDDIYMLGWTGDNGDPDNFLYTLLDKDAIPGNNRSFYVNEELHVLLTDAQKETDQEKRAELYKHAQAIIKEDAPWIPLVHTTPILAGKSNLKGFVPSPLGSESYAGAYFE; this is translated from the coding sequence ATGAGAAAGAAATGGATGTCCGGTTTTTTGACTCTTGCTTTGAGCACCGTCTTGGTGTTGTCAGGCTGTTCGAGCAATGAGGGGGCTGGGAATTCGCCTGCTCCGGCGGAAGGCAGCGAGCCACCAGCCGAAGTGACAGAAGCGCAAGATACGATGATCATGGGGCGTGGCGGGGATTCCGTTGCACTCGACCCGGCAATTGTGACCGATGGAGAGTCGCTGAAGATTGGACATCAGGTGTTTGATTCGTTGCTGGACTACAAGGAAGGCGGAACAGAGGTCGTTCCTGGGCTTGCAGAGAGTTGGGAGATTTCGGCGGATGGGCTCAAGTATGTGTTTAAGCTGAAGTCCGGTGTGAAATTCCATGATGGTACGGACTTCAACGCAGAGGCTGTTGTGTTCAACTTCAACCGCTGGGGCGACCCGGCGAGTGAATATAAATTCGAAGGAGATTCCTTCGATTATTATGATTCCATGTTTGGTCCAGAGGACGGACGTGTGATCAAGGAAGTGAAGGCGACGGACGAGACTACGGTGGAGTTCACATTGAACCAGCCACAAGCGCCTTTCCTGCAAAATATTGCGATGACGCCATTTGGCATTGCCAGCCCAAAAGCGATTCAGGAGAAAAAAGAAAACTTCAAGAGCGAGCCTGTGGGCACCGGCCCATTTGTATTCAAAGAGTGGAAGCGTAACGACTCCATCACCCTGGAGAAAAACGCGGATTATTGGAAAGAAGGACTACCGAAGCTGAACAAAGTAATCGTGCGTTCGATTCCGGATAACACCGCTCGCTTCAATGCCCTGCAAAACGGTGAGATTGATGTCATGGAAGACTTGAACCCAGACGATCTGTCCATCCTTGAAGGCAATAGCGAGTTGCAGAAGATTGAGCGTCCACCGTTCAACGTGGCGTATATCGGCTTTAACTTCAAGAAGAAACCATTTGATAATGTCAAAGTCAGACAAGCCCTCAACCATGCGGTGAACAAGCAGGCCCTTATTGATGCGTTCTTTGCTGGACAAGCTGAGCCTGCTGTCAACCCGATGCCGCCAACGCTGTGGGGGTACAACGATACGATTGAGGATTACCCATATGATCTGGAAAAAGCAAAAGCTCTATTGGCCGAGGCTGGCTTCCCTGATGGTTTGCCTGATCCGGTAACCTTCTATGCCATGCCGGTATCCCGCCCGTATATGCCTGATGGCAAGAAGGTTGCGGAAGCGATCCAGGCTGATTTTGAGAAAATTGGCGTGACCACAAACATTGAATCCCCAGAATGGGCGACGTATCTGGATGATGCCAAAGCCGGAGAGAAAGACGATATCTACATGCTCGGCTGGACGGGGGATAACGGGGACCCGGATAACTTCCTGTACACGTTGCTGGACAAAGACGCCATTCCGGGCAACAACCGTAGCTTCTATGTCAACGAAGAGTTGCATGTGCTGCTGACCGATGCGCAGAAAGAAACAGATCAGGAGAAACGTGCGGAGCTTTACAAACATGCGCAGGCAATTATCAAGGAAGACGCACCGTGGATTCCACTCGTGCACACCACGCCAATTCTGGCGGGTAAATCGAACCTGAAAGGTTTTGTACCATCTCCGCTGGGCAGTGAATCCTATGCTGGTGCCTACTTCGAATAA
- a CDS encoding ABC transporter permease has translation MNSYIVKRVLVLLPVLLGMTLIVFSIIHAIPGDPAETILGQKATEQSKQALRDQLGLDKPWFQQYFAYLGDLLKGDLGTSIRTKVPIAQEIVPYLTATLELTMASMLFAVIIGVNAGIVSAWKHNSWFDYCCMVIALVGVSMPIFWLGLMEQWLFANKLQWLPSIGRMNARDPVEAITGLYVLDTMIAGQWNQLWTVTKHLILPSVALGTIPMAVIARMTRSSMLEVMSSDYIRTAKAKGLGPFFVVYGHALKNAFIPVLTVIGIQTGSLLGGAVLTETIFAWPGVGRYIYEAISSRDYPVIQSGILIVAFFFVVINLIVDLLYAVFDPRISYK, from the coding sequence TTGAACAGCTATATTGTCAAACGTGTGCTTGTGTTGCTGCCCGTACTGCTGGGCATGACCCTGATTGTCTTTTCCATCATCCATGCCATTCCGGGTGACCCGGCCGAGACCATACTTGGGCAAAAGGCAACCGAACAATCCAAGCAGGCCCTTCGTGACCAGCTCGGTCTGGATAAACCCTGGTTCCAGCAGTATTTCGCCTACTTGGGCGATTTGCTCAAAGGCGACCTTGGAACATCTATCCGCACTAAGGTGCCTATTGCCCAGGAAATTGTGCCTTATCTGACAGCTACCCTCGAATTAACGATGGCAAGTATGTTGTTTGCTGTCATTATTGGGGTGAATGCCGGGATTGTCAGTGCATGGAAGCACAACTCCTGGTTTGATTATTGCTGTATGGTCATTGCTCTAGTGGGTGTATCCATGCCGATCTTCTGGCTCGGTCTCATGGAACAATGGTTGTTTGCGAACAAGTTACAGTGGCTGCCGTCCATTGGACGCATGAATGCACGTGATCCGGTGGAAGCCATTACGGGCTTGTATGTGTTGGATACGATGATCGCTGGACAATGGAATCAGTTGTGGACCGTAACGAAACATCTAATTCTGCCAAGTGTGGCACTGGGTACGATCCCGATGGCTGTTATTGCCCGGATGACTCGTTCCAGCATGCTGGAAGTGATGAGTTCCGATTACATTCGTACAGCAAAGGCGAAGGGACTGGGTCCGTTTTTTGTCGTATATGGACATGCACTCAAAAATGCGTTTATCCCTGTGCTTACGGTTATCGGTATCCAGACCGGATCGTTGCTCGGGGGTGCAGTGCTGACCGAGACGATCTTTGCTTGGCCAGGCGTGGGACGTTATATATATGAAGCGATTAGTTCGCGGGACTATCCGGTGATCCAGAGTGGCATTCTGATCGTGGCGTTCTTTTTCGTGGTGATCAATCTGATTGTGGACTTGCTCTACGCCGTGTTTGATCCTCGGATTAGTTATAAATAG
- the nikC gene encoding nickel transporter permease: MAKLSTNTGPSIDAASASTSGPWREAWRTFRRNRLALAGLIIIVFFILLAFLAPYIAPYDYKEQVLVDRLQAPSAEHWFGTDDLGRDVFSRVLHGARISLWVGFFSVIGSIIAGTLLGLIAGFYGKWADMLISRLFDILLAFPGILLAIAIVAILGPSLQNALLAIAIVNIPTYGRLVRSRVLSLRQEEFITSARTLGAGNGRILFRHILPNSLTPLIVQGTLGIGTAIIEAAALGFLGMGAQPPDPEWGKMLSDSRQFIQKAPWTLIFPGVSIMLTVLGFNLMGDGLRDTLDPKMAKK, encoded by the coding sequence ATGGCCAAATTATCGACCAATACCGGACCATCCATTGATGCTGCGTCGGCGAGCACATCCGGTCCCTGGCGGGAAGCGTGGAGAACGTTTCGGAGAAATCGGCTTGCGCTTGCAGGCCTGATTATTATCGTTTTTTTTATCCTGTTGGCCTTCCTCGCGCCATACATTGCACCTTACGATTACAAGGAACAGGTGCTGGTGGATCGGCTTCAGGCCCCTTCGGCAGAGCATTGGTTTGGTACCGATGATCTGGGGCGTGACGTATTTTCCAGAGTGCTGCATGGGGCGCGTATTTCCTTGTGGGTAGGGTTCTTCTCCGTCATTGGTTCCATTATCGCGGGTACGCTGCTTGGTTTGATTGCCGGATTTTATGGAAAATGGGCGGACATGCTTATCTCGCGTTTATTTGATATCTTGCTCGCCTTTCCGGGGATTTTGCTGGCCATCGCCATTGTGGCGATATTGGGCCCGTCGTTGCAGAATGCACTGCTCGCCATCGCCATCGTGAACATCCCGACCTATGGAAGGTTGGTGCGTTCACGGGTACTCAGCTTGAGACAGGAGGAATTCATTACGTCGGCACGGACACTTGGAGCGGGCAACGGTCGAATCTTGTTTCGCCACATCTTGCCCAACAGCCTTACTCCTCTGATCGTGCAAGGTACACTCGGAATTGGGACTGCGATCATCGAAGCTGCTGCACTCGGATTTCTAGGTATGGGCGCACAACCACCCGATCCCGAATGGGGTAAAATGCTGTCAGACTCCCGTCAGTTTATACAAAAAGCACCGTGGACACTGATCTTCCCCGGCGTTTCCATTATGTTGACCGTTCTCGGCTTCAACCTAATGGGTGATGGACTGCGCGATACGCTTGATCCGAAAATGGCGAAAAAGTAG